A window of Cohnella herbarum contains these coding sequences:
- the ureC gene encoding urease subunit alpha, producing MDRQSYAGMFGPTAGDAVRLADTGLWAVVEQDYTVYGDECKFGGGKVIRDGMGQSSRAIRDEGVLDTLITNAVVIDHWGIVKGDIGIKDGVIVGIGKAGNPDIMDGVDEGMVVGASTEVIAGEGKIVTAGGIDTHIHYICPQQIETALSSGVTTMIGGGTGPATGTNATTCTPGAWHLRRMLEAAEAFPMNLGFLGKGNASTPAPLIEQIEAGAIGLKLHEDWGTTPAAIDACLSAADRFDVQVAIHTDTLNEAGFVEDTLRAIGGRTIHTYHTEGAGGGHAPDIIKAAGEPNIIPSSTNPTRPFTVNTIEEHLDMLMVCHHLDSGIPEDVAFADSRIRPETIAAEDILHDLGAFSIISSDSQAMGRVGEVITRTWQTADKMKTQRGPLDGDDEEGDNERIKRYVSKYTINPAIAHGISHLVGSLEPGKWADVVVWSPSFFGVKPDLVLKGGSIAYAQMGDPNASIPTPQPVFGRPMFASYGKSLFRSSITFVSQAAYDRGIADELGLQKRIEPVKNCRNIGKKDMIRNDATPVIEVDPDTYKVTVDGELAICEPASVVPMAQRYFLF from the coding sequence ATGGATCGTCAGAGCTACGCCGGAATGTTCGGCCCTACGGCCGGAGATGCGGTAAGACTTGCGGATACGGGGTTGTGGGCGGTTGTCGAGCAGGACTACACCGTGTACGGGGATGAGTGCAAATTCGGCGGAGGTAAGGTCATCCGGGACGGAATGGGTCAATCTAGCCGTGCAATCAGAGACGAAGGCGTGCTGGATACGTTGATTACGAATGCAGTCGTGATCGACCATTGGGGAATCGTGAAGGGCGACATCGGGATCAAAGACGGCGTCATCGTCGGGATAGGCAAAGCCGGTAATCCGGATATCATGGACGGCGTGGATGAAGGAATGGTCGTCGGTGCAAGCACGGAAGTCATTGCCGGGGAAGGCAAGATCGTGACAGCCGGCGGCATCGATACGCACATTCATTACATTTGCCCGCAGCAGATCGAGACCGCGCTGTCATCTGGCGTAACGACGATGATCGGCGGAGGGACGGGGCCGGCGACGGGGACGAACGCAACGACCTGCACGCCGGGAGCGTGGCATCTCCGCCGGATGCTGGAGGCTGCGGAGGCTTTTCCGATGAATCTCGGTTTTCTGGGCAAAGGGAACGCTTCGACGCCGGCTCCTCTAATCGAGCAGATCGAGGCGGGCGCTATCGGGCTTAAGCTGCACGAGGACTGGGGGACGACGCCCGCGGCGATCGACGCTTGTCTATCGGCGGCAGATCGGTTCGACGTTCAGGTGGCGATCCATACGGATACGTTAAACGAAGCGGGATTCGTAGAGGATACGCTTAGGGCGATCGGCGGCCGAACGATTCACACGTATCATACCGAAGGAGCGGGCGGCGGTCATGCCCCGGATATTATCAAGGCGGCCGGTGAGCCGAATATCATTCCCTCCTCGACGAATCCTACGCGACCTTTTACGGTGAACACGATCGAAGAGCATTTGGATATGCTGATGGTCTGCCATCATCTGGATAGCGGAATTCCCGAGGATGTAGCGTTCGCCGATTCGCGCATCCGTCCGGAGACGATCGCCGCGGAAGATATTTTGCACGATCTCGGCGCTTTCAGCATCATCAGCTCGGATTCGCAAGCGATGGGGCGCGTCGGGGAAGTCATTACCCGCACTTGGCAAACCGCGGACAAAATGAAAACGCAGAGGGGACCGCTAGATGGGGACGACGAAGAAGGCGACAATGAACGGATCAAACGTTACGTGTCCAAATACACGATTAATCCGGCGATCGCTCACGGAATTTCTCACCTCGTCGGTTCCCTCGAACCGGGCAAATGGGCAGACGTGGTCGTATGGAGCCCGTCCTTCTTCGGCGTAAAGCCGGATCTCGTCTTGAAGGGCGGCAGCATTGCCTACGCGCAGATGGGAGATCCGAATGCTTCGATCCCGACGCCTCAGCCGGTATTCGGCAGGCCGATGTTCGCTTCGTACGGAAAATCGCTGTTTCGTAGCTCGATTACTTTCGTGTCGCAGGCGGCGTACGATCGAGGAATCGCCGACGAACTTGGCTTGCAGAAACGAATCGAGCCGGTCAAAAATTGCCGCAATATCGGTAAGAAGGACATGATCCGCAACGATGCGACGCCGGTCATCGAAGTCGATCCGGATACTTACAAAGTAACGGTCGACGGAGAGCTTGCGATATGCGAGCCGGCTTCCGTCGTTCCGATGGCTCAAAGGTATTTTTTGTTCTAA
- a CDS encoding urease subunit beta, whose protein sequence is MIPGEIRAKSGEIQLNEGRRTVELIVNNVGDRPVQVGSHYHFFEVNRSLRFPREQAFGMRLDIPAGTAVRFEPGEEKPIVLTELGGAKMAFGLNGISNGSASGEMTAAVADRLKAWEALK, encoded by the coding sequence ATGATTCCAGGTGAAATTAGGGCGAAATCCGGAGAAATTCAGCTAAACGAAGGAAGGCGTACCGTCGAGCTTATCGTAAACAACGTTGGCGATCGTCCGGTTCAGGTCGGTTCCCACTACCACTTTTTCGAAGTGAATCGGTCTTTGCGTTTTCCTAGGGAGCAAGCTTTCGGCATGAGATTGGATATCCCTGCGGGTACGGCGGTCAGATTCGAGCCAGGAGAAGAAAAGCCGATCGTTCTTACCGAATTAGGCGGCGCCAAGATGGCTTTCGGATTGAATGGGATTTCAAATGGATCTGCATCGGGAGAGATGACTGCCGCAGTTGCAGATAGACTAAAAGCTTGGGAAGCGTTGAAGTGA
- a CDS encoding urease subunit gamma, which translates to MNLTEREKEKLLITVAADLAQRRLARGVKLNYPECIALITSAIMEGARDGKSVAEMMSYGTTLLTREQVMEGVPEMIHEVQVEATFPDGTKLVTVHQPIA; encoded by the coding sequence TTGAATCTGACGGAACGCGAAAAAGAAAAATTGCTAATTACGGTAGCGGCCGATTTAGCGCAAAGAAGATTAGCTCGCGGCGTGAAGCTTAATTATCCGGAATGCATCGCGTTGATTACGTCGGCCATTATGGAAGGTGCCAGAGACGGGAAATCGGTAGCTGAGATGATGTCTTATGGCACCACATTATTGACTAGGGAGCAAGTGATGGAAGGCGTTCCGGAAATGATTCACGAGGTGCAAGTGGAGGCGACTTTCCCGGACGGTACGAAACTCGTTACCGTTCATCAGCCGATTGCTTAG